One genomic window of Medicago truncatula cultivar Jemalong A17 chromosome 1, MtrunA17r5.0-ANR, whole genome shotgun sequence includes the following:
- the LOC25479479 gene encoding pentatricopeptide repeat-containing protein At1g66345, mitochondrial: MLAECLQSGVPQNDADFSFAVDGVNEDNNLGESVYGYMILKRVYPNVATSRIMIDVLCKQGLLQRNVADLDQIVGKRNSHSPSVIVNLSLILRMSEKVAKEGKLFKLVTLLKRLLQKNLIGDSVAYSLIVQVKVRLGDLDFALEMYNEMVRRGFRENSFVYTSFIRAFCEKGRIEEAIGLMREMEGKGVRGYGETYECVIVGCADSRRLEECWSVFEEMLSAGFVLGCLLFDKVAEKLCEIGKLRR, encoded by the exons ATGCTGGCAGAATGTCTTCAAAGTGGCGTCCCTCAGAATGATGCTGATTTTTCTTTTGCTGTTGATGGGGTTAATGAGGATAATAATTTAGGTGAATCT GTTTATGGTTACATGATTTTGAAAAGAGTTTACCCTAATGTTGCTACTTCCaggattatgattgatgttcTTTGTAAACAAGGGTTATTACAAAGGAATGTTGCTGATTTGGATCAGATTGTTGGAAAGCGAAATTCACATTCGCCTTCGGTTATTGttaatttgagtttgattttgagAATGTCAGAAAAGGTGGCAAAAGAAGGGAAGTTATTTAAGTTAGTTACATTGTTGAAGAGATTGTTGCAGAAGAATTTGATTGGTGATTCGGTTGCTTATTCATTGATTGTTCAAGTTAAAGTTAGGTTAGGGGATTTGGATTTTGCTTTGGAGATGTATAATGAGATGGTGAGAAGAGGTTTTCGTGAGAATTCCTTTGTTTACACCTCGTTTATACGAGCGTTTTGTGAGAAGGGACGGATTGAAGAAGCGATTGGATTGATGAGGGAAATGGAAGGGAAAGGGGTACGGGGTTATGGTGAGACTTATGAATGTGTTATAGTTGGATGCGCGGATTCGCGACGGTTGGAAGAGTGTTGGAGTGTTTTTGAAGAAATGCTGAGTGCTGGGTTTGTTCTTGGTTGTTTGTTGTTTGATAAAGTAGCGGAGAAGCTTTGTGAAATAGGAAAGTTGAGAAGGTGA
- the LOC112418472 gene encoding uncharacterized protein, with the protein MHAYWSLTCSLKRPVPRTCYASLLTRSLKRTIIVLQKNITAKIGLLQDAAKVLDDDPWLYDNFHLVIERIAPGCVPRLVNLNHLDIWVHVHGLPLGFIQQRVGQGIGQFLGELKSYDSHNSVHSSYMRLKVRIDVSVPLKKQWQFRTSNGNYVTIMFKYEKLGIFCYKCGLLGRTDKVCPQLFELDFLDGVREWGIDLRPSVLHVGTVATNRWLQDPIPNVVPHTNDMSGGTQHAVGSSSLSNLGGRLEAVHNEISAIKQGILVAQNNVQVKNGKTTVDVHLNHSFPTSSANVTAVARHQLVLGLPAIPLQEDYRC; encoded by the exons ATGCATGCTTACTGGTCGCttacatgttcgcttaagcgaccggttCCCAGAACTTGCTATGCTAGTTTGCTTacgcgttcgcttaagcgaacaatcaTAGTTCTGCAGAAAAATATTACTG cgaaaatcgggctgttacaagaTGCTGCCAAAGTTCTTGATGATGATCCTTGGCTTTATGATAATTTTCATTTAGTCATTGAAAGAATTGCTCCAGGTTGTGTACCACGCCTTGTCAATCTGAATCACCTTGACATTTGGGTGCATGTTCACGGATTACCCCTTGGTTTCATCCAGCAAAGGGTTGGTCAGGGCATTGGTCAGTTTTTAGGTGAATTGAAATCTTATGACAGTCATAATTCTGTCCACAGTTCCTACATGAGATTGAAGGTTAGAATTGATGTTTCTGTACCCCTGAAAAAGCAGTGGCAGTTCCGAACCAGTAATGGAAATTATGTGACAATTATGTTTAAATATGAAAAGCTGggaattttttgttacaaatgtgGTCTTCTAGGTCGTACTGACAAAGTATGTCCTCAATTGTTTGAACTGGATTTTCTTGATGGTGTTCGCGAGTGGGGGATTGATCTACGTCCTTCTGTTCTACATGTAGGGACCGTTGCTACCAATAGATGGTTGCAAGATCCCATCCCAAATGTTGTTCCTCACACAAATGATATGTCGGGTGGAACTCAACATGCTGTAGGTTCCTCGAGTTTATCCAATTTGGGTGGCCGTCTCGAAGCTGTTCACAATGAGATTAGCGCTATCAAACAAGGGATTTTGGTGGCTCAAAACAATGTGCAGGTCAAGAATGGTAAGACAACAGTTGATGTGCACCTTAATCACTCATTTCCTACCTCATCTGCGAATGTTACTGCTGTTGCTAGGCACCAACTTGTGTTAGGTTTGCCTGCGATTCCTCTGCAGGAAGATTACAGGTGCTGA